One region of Quercus lobata isolate SW786 chromosome 2, ValleyOak3.0 Primary Assembly, whole genome shotgun sequence genomic DNA includes:
- the LOC115961132 gene encoding uncharacterized protein LOC115961132: protein MSVAQLSTEDNNSEPKRAKIEIPLVLGFSAEDKIRTIQPHNDALVITLRIGGYDVKRVLVDQGSAVEIMYPDLYKGLNLKPEDLTAYDSPLVSFEGKTVTLRGQIRLPIQTGLDVVEVDFIVVDAYSPYTAIVARPWLHALETVSSTLHQKVKYLSNG, encoded by the coding sequence ATGTCTGTGGCTCAACTGTCCACCGAGGACAACAATTCAGAGCCAAAAAGAGCCAAAATAGAGATCCCACTGGTTCTAGGCTTCTCGGCCGAGGATAAGATCAGAACTATCCAACCTCATAACGATGCTTTGGTGATCACACTCAGAATAggggggtatgatgtgaagagagtgTTGGTAGATCAAGGAAGTGCTGTTgagataatgtaccccgacCTGTACAAGGGGTTGAATTTAAAACCCGAGGACCTAACGGCATACGATTCCCCTTTAGTAAGTTTCGAAGGGAAGACTGTTACTCTAAGAGGTCAGATtagactacccatacagaccgGTTTAGACGTAGTGGAAGTGGATTTCATTGTAGTggacgcttactcaccctacacagCTATAGTGgctagaccttggcttcatgccttAGAAACCGTCTCTTCTACCCTAcaccagaaggtgaaatatCTGTCCAATGGCTAG
- the LOC115961143 gene encoding uncharacterized protein LOC115961143, whose protein sequence is MQREINYLKKNLRHAQRRRTPTPSDSSFNDEKDSGYRHRSRTPPSESFSYEEEHHCERKCKSPTHRGLGNDAMSKALNQISKSPFTHRIERATLPWLFHQPTFTIYNGRTDLVEHVSHFSQKIAVYSKDKTLMCKVFPSSLGPMAMRWFDGLKADSIGSFKELTRAFDSHFITCTRVPRPLDSLLSLSMRERETLKAYSNRYWETYNEIDGDFDDVTICTFKSGLLTEHGLRKSLTGKPVTSLCQLMDRIDKYKRVEEDQQLGKGKAMVIS, encoded by the coding sequence ATGCAAAGGGAGATCAACTATCTAAAGAAGAACTTACGCCATGCACAACGAAGACGAACTCCCACCCCATCTGATTCCTCTTTCAACGATGAGAAGGATAGCGGTTATCGACATAGATCAAGAACTCCTCCTAGTGAATCCTTCTCATATGAAGAGGAGCACCACTGTGAACGCAAATGCAAAAGCCCAACTCACAGAGGACTGGGAAATGATGCTATGAGCAAAGCTTTGAACCAGATTTCCAAGTCGCCCTTCACGCATAGGATTGAAAGGGCAACTCTTCCTTGGCTTTTCCATCAGCCAACATTCACCATCTACAATGGGCGAACGGACCtagtggagcatgtgagccatttCAGTCAGAAAATAGCTGTCTATTCTAAGGACAAAACcttgatgtgtaaggtgttCCCATCCAGTCTGGGACCCATGGCAATGAGATGGTTCGACGGCCTAAAGGCAGATTCCATAGGTTCCTTCAAGGAGCTCACTCGGGCATTTGACTCTCATTTTATTACATGTACCAGGGTCCCTCGACCCTTAGACTCCCTACTATCATTGTCCATGCGAGAAAGGGAGACCCTGAAAGCATACTCAAACAGGTACTGGGAGACATATAATGAGATAGATGGTGACTTTGATGATGTCACCATCTGTACTTTCAAGAGTGGCCTCCTAACTGAGCATGGTTTAAGGAAGTCCCTAACAGGAAAACCTGTCACTAGCCTATGCCAACTCATGGACCGGattgacaagtataaaagggttgaGGAAGACCAGCAACTGGGTAAAGGAAAGGCTATGGTGATCTCTTAG
- the LOC115961148 gene encoding phospholipase D alpha 1-like codes for MPQLLHGTLMASIFEVDRIHYECGLNLRKYGKRLLAKVLCRPEIFGSKLYATVDLDKARVVQTRMVENQPSNPQWSESFRIYCAHYISNIVFTVKEDDPSGATLIGRAYVPVEEIIRGFMFEKWVDILDVDRNPIGSKIRVKLQFLSVAQDLHWSQGIKTQQFVGVPYTFFKQRKGCKVSLYQDAHVPENFLSYITLSSGMRYEPQRCWKDIFDAISNAKHLIYIAGWSVYTEITLTRDPTKPKQDAPTLGKLLKKKAEEGVTVLMLVWDDRTSLMELRKDGFMATHDEDTEKYFQGTNVRCFLCPRNPVGRRSRIQGSEISTMFTHNQKTIVVDKEVAGEGSQKRRIASFIGGIDLCDGRYDTLHHPLFSTLSTIHHDDFHQPNFATASINKGGPREPWHDIHCQLEGPIAWDVLYNFELRWTKQVGDKFLIPRGKLDEIIIHPSPVTSSDDPESWNVQLFRSIDGGAASGFPVEPEDAAALGLVTGKDNVIDRGIQDAYINAIRRAKNFIYIENQYFIGSSYGWKSSDIKVEDVSALHLIPKELSLKIVSKIEANERFAVYIVIPMWPEGIPESASVQAILDWQRRTMEMMYLDITQALNRKGLETNPHDYLNFFCLGKREARREGEYVPPEKPEPDTDYSRAQQARRFMIYVHSKMMIVDDEYIIIGSANINQRSMDGARDSEIAMGAYQPKNLATEGAARGQIYGLRIALWFEHLQLIDMDESFLYPESEKCVNQMNNIAKNNWEIYMKETIDADMKGHLLPYPIQVTRDGKITTLSGFRFFPDTKAPVLGAKSEYLPTILTTQWHAYQST; via the exons TATGGGAAAAGGTTACTGGCCAAAGTGTTGTGCCGACCTGAG ATTTTTGGATCTAAACTCTATGCAACAGTGGATTTGGATAAGGCCAGGGTTGTGCAGACTAGAATGGTCGAAAACCAACCCTCCAATCCCCAGTGGTCAGAGTCCTTTCGCATATACTGTGCCCATTATATCTCAAATATTGTATTCACAGTCAAAGAGGACGATCCTAGTGGGGCAACACTAATTGGAAGAGCTTATGTACCTGTTGAGGAAATCATAAGGGGGTTTATGTTTGAGAAATGGGTTGATATTTTGGATGTAGACCGCAATCCTATAGGTTCTAAAATCCGTGTCAAGTTGCAGTTTTTGAGTGTTGCCCAAGACTTGCATTGGTCTCAGGGAATCAAAACGCAACAATTTGTCGGAGTTCCTTATACATTCTTCAAGCAAAGAAAAGGTTGCAAAGTTTCTCTGTACCAAGATGCCCATGTTCCAGAGAATTTTTTATCTTACATAACCCTGTCCAGTGGGATGCGTTATGAGCCTCAAAGATGCTGGAAGGACATCTTTGATGCAATTAGTAATGCGAAGCACCTAATTTACATAGCTGGATGGTCTGTGTATACTGAGATAACCTTGACAAGGGACCCAACTAAGCCAAAGCAAGATGCCCCCACATTAGGGAAGCTGCTTAAGAAGAAGGCTGAGGAAGGTGTCACAGTTCTCATGCTTGTTTGGGATGACAGAACTTCTCTTATGGAGCTGAGGAAGGATGGTTTTATGGCAACTCACGATGAAGATACTGAGAAATATTTTCAAGGCACAAATGTGCGTTGCTTTTTGTGCCCGCGTAATCCTGTTGGCCGAAGAAGCAGAATTCAGGGGTCGGAGATTTCTACCATGTTTACTCACAATCAAAAGACAATAGTTGTTGACAAGGAAGTGGCTGGTGAAGGATCACAAAAGAGAAGGATAGCGAGTTTCATTGGTGGTATTGATCTTTGTGATGGGAGATATGATACACTACATCATCCCTTATTTAGTACTTTGAGCACAATCCACCATGATGATTTCCATCAGCCCAACTTTGCAACTGCTTCTATCAACAAAGGTGGTCCAAGGGAGCCGTGGCATGACATTCATTGCCAACTAGAAGGGCCGATTGCTTGGGATGTCTTGTACAATTTTGAGCTGAGGTGGACTAAGCAGGTTGGGGACAAGTTCCTCATTCCTAGAGGCAAGCTTGATGAGATTATAATCCACCCATCACCAGTTACATCATCAGATGACCCGGAATCATGGAATGTTCAGTTGTTCCGATCCATTGATGGTGGGGCGGCTTCTGGCTTTCCCGTAGAACCTGAAGATGCAGCAGCTTTAGGCCTTGTTACTGGGAAGGATAACGTCATCGACCGAGGAATTCAGGATGCATATATCAATGCTATTAGACGAGCCAAAAATTTCATCTACATTGAGAATCAGTATTTTATTGGAAGTTCATATGGCTGGAAATCAAGTGACATTAAGGTAGAGGACGTTAGTGCTTTGCATCTTATACCAAAGGAGCTCTCACTAAAGATTGTTAGTAAGATTGAAGCAAATGAGAGGTTTGCTGTCTACATTGTGATCCCAATGTGGCCGGAAGGAATACCAGAGAGTGCTTCTGTTCAGGCAATATTAGATTGGCAGCGGAGGACAATGGAGATGATGTACTTAGATATCACTCAAGCCCTTAATAGAAAGGGACTCGAGACCAATCCCCACGATTATCTAAATTTCTTCTGCCTTGGGAAGCGAGAGGCAAGGAGAGAGGGAGAATATGTACCTCCAGAGAAACCAGAACCTGACACTGATTATAGTAGAGCTCAGCAAGCCCGTCGCTTCATGATATATGTTCATTCAAAGATGATGATAG TTGACGATGAATACATAATCATTGGATCCGCAAATATCAACCAAAGGTCAATGGATGGGGCAAGGGACTCTGAGATTGCAATGGGGGCATATCAACCAAAGAATTTAGCCACTGAAGGAGCAGCGAGGGGCCAAATCTATGGACTCCGAATAGCATTATGGTTTGAACACCTTCAACTTATAGATATGGACGAGTCCTTCCTTTATCCAGAAAGTGAGAAATGTGTCAATCAAATGAATAATATTGCTAAGAATAATTGGGAAATATACATGAAGGAGACAATTGATGCTGACATGAAAGGACATCTACTCCCTTATCCCATCCAAGTAACTAGGGATGGAAAGATTACAACACTCTCTGGGTTTAGATTCTTCCCTGATACCAAAGCTCCTGTTCTGGGTGCCAAATCAGAATACCTTCCTACAATCCTTACCACTCAGTGGCATGCCTACCAGAGTACATAA